DNA from Prunus persica cultivar Lovell chromosome G6, Prunus_persica_NCBIv2, whole genome shotgun sequence:
ACTGGCATTTGCAAGGCAGAGACGCCAGAAATGCcaatttcaactttttttctttggtcaacTAAGGCTAACCATCTGATCTGGGTGGTCATCATAATGTCACTTCAACTGAAGCTGGCCATTGTTGGCCCCAAGGTCAGCGGGCCTCTACCGAGACCAGCCATGATACAGTTATGGTCATGACCACCTCATTAAAAactaatttgaaaaattaaaattttgatatatatCATGTCACTTTCAAGTTTAATGTCATGCCATTCAATTAAGCAGAAACTAAAGCAGGAGAATCCAAAGGAAAACATTTATCAATTACCATGCATTCTCAGGCATGAAACATAACTGATCAATAAACCttacaaattcaaaaaaagaaaaaggcagtCTTGTTTAACTAACACTTGGGAACCCTTACTCCCATATATCCCACAACCTCTATACATTTGCAAAAATCTACAGCCCATAAATCATACCCAATCAGTAGCCTCTACATAAACTGCCAAAGTGCCCTCCATGGCTAAAATCTTTTAGTAGGGCCAATAATTCAAACATTCGGATTCTTAGCTAGGTAAAAGTAAACACACCATTAGAATGATTTTGCAGAGTTCCTCACTAATACAACAAATCTCACCCAGCTAAAAGTGAGAAAGGTCAGGATCACTGTTTGTGGTAGATAAACTTGGTCAAAGTGAGAACCTCCAGAGAGAACTTAGTCTAGAAAGCATGTTTGTCATGGCAAGCAAACACTAGGCTTGCTCTGAACATGTCCAGACCAACAAACTACAGCTAGTGGCTCATCACAATCTACTGCTCCTACGAACTCGGGTATAGGTTAACATTTCCAGACCAACAAACTGTATAGCTAGTGGTTCATTGTAAACTACTAGGCCTACCAGTTGCAGTGATAGGGGATGCTAGAGGAAAAGAGTGTTGGACCATCATACTGTTCTTCATGGCATTTACCGATGACGCATTGCCTTTTACAGTTTGCTCCAAAAGTTGAACTAGCGACATAAATATTTCCATCCTCGTTACATCCCTATTTGCCTGCAGATAAAACTTGGAAGTAAATGACCAATATATAGAAGCTAGTGTTGCATGTGCCTTTTGAACAAGCACATGATTTCAACGTGATAAAAATGAGTAGTGACAACAAAGCACATGCAAAAACACTTAATAGAGATCAAAGCTCGCGTTAAGGAATCCAGTAAGAGAATGACACGTCAACTTTCATTCCAATCAAGAAAATATTGGTAATAAAATTCAGGGCAGCGAAGGCCTACAACAACCATACATACTCTCATCTCTCTACATTTTTATGAGAAAATGTGGACACTTAAGATTACCGTGGCGTCTTTGTTGCTGATACTATGATACTCAAGTTTATATGTTTAttctaattttcatttttaaccTAAATTAAAAGAATCCAACATGCTACTATATCCTTGACTCATGGTTCAAGTTAAAAGTATTTCCATTAGTTTTCATATAATGCGACCTTCACACTTTTTAACACTTGCTTGGGAGATTGAAATGAAGCTGATGTTAAAAATCCTTTAGATTCCAGATAGCAGGACTCCAGTATGAGAAATACAGGCTTAAATGGTTTAAAGAGGGGATGTGGGTAGTAGATTGAATGAGAATTTAAGGACTTCATGGTAGTAGGAGATTCACCGATTTGCAGGTGCAGAATTTTTGTGTAGTTGTATTTTAGATGATGTTTGAAGCAGAATATTTTCTGAGTATTCAATACTCTATTTGATTCCATAATAACTATTAAGAAGAGGAATTTTTGGGCCTTAAACTAGGTTAGGGGTTACACCAAAGTTCagggagaggaaaaaaaggacAGAATTTTCACGATAAATTAAGAACAATAATTACTGACAATCTCACTAACAAAGTTCCAAAACATTATTGCTAGACTGAACAAGCAAAGCATGTCGCCAACgaaataataaaacagaaagggaaaaaacaGAAAGGATAATTCCAAACACAAACGGCTTTTGAATATTACCTCTACTGCAAAGCGTGCCCATATCTTATCATTCCGAGCTTCCATCACCCCCTTCAAGATGGTCAAACCCAAACCTCTGATCAAATCAGCAATTTCTAAAAAGAAACCCTGTTCTTCACAAAGTATCTGGCAATAGAGAtaataaaacagaaaaacattGGTACACACTTCACTTACAGCCAAAGCACCAATTTCAGAAATTCAATAGAATGTTAATCACTACCTCCACAAGCATCTGACGAGGCGGATTCAGATCCTCAACAATGATAGGGCAAACCATTGATTGTGACCCAACCTCAAAAGCCCATGTTGCCCCCCCATCAAAGTCGTCGTTTAGAACCAGTCCACCTTCTTTGCCAATAATCTGCATAGCAAAGAAATTTAATACACCATCTACAAaggttttctttcttatttgttaTATCTGAAAGCAAACAATGGTGTACCATCAAACCATGATAGCACATAAACGACTTTTACtactatattttataatttctacAGCTGCCCTAATTTATGgcatcaaatatataatatacacatTATATCACttagaaaaattgtgaagCATAATATTCCTTGTTTTTAAATATCTCATATCCTGACTCCCAACTTTCTCATCCATGAGaaattttctgtttaacaGCAAACACAGGGGAGATAGTAGACAGTCTTTTGTACCTTAGATTCTCCTGTTTGTTTTAGCTTGTCAGCATGCTTTGTGACGCTTTGCAAGAAAAGCATATGCTTGATAGTGCGTTCAAGCAGTGCGTCTATGCTACActgtaaaaacaatataatGGAATCAAAAGAATGGCATCAGTATCTGGCATCTGATTATTGTAAAATTCCAAAGAACAGACAGGAAGCAaagaacaaatatattactttTGCTCCATTTGGCACAATATCCCGCAACTCTTTGACCCGATCTTGGATCATCTGACGATCTTTTGGCCTTGGCCTAGGGTTCTCTCCAGGTTTAAGCCTTTTGCGATTTGATTTTCCCATTACATCAGGCCTCTTAGAATATGCAGTTGAAACACTACTCTCATGCTTTGCAGTATTACCCTGTTCAGCCCAAGAACTTATACGAGATCCATATATGGAGGTAGTCTGGGAACAGTTCCCCACATCATCCCTGCTACACCCAGACAGGAAAGAACTGGGTTCTTCTATCCCTGCTTTTGCAATAGCCTTAGGAAGGCCCAATGTCTCCCCATGCACATGATTAGGCATACTAACCCGTCCACAAGTGGGAGAACTGTTAGGCATGGAAGAGCTACTGATTTTTGTCAATGTTGTTCTACATGACACGTTATCATCAGAGCTCTGCTTGACAGCAGACTGAGCCCTAGAGACCACAGCATCTAAAAGATGGTCAGCGCCTCCCCCAGAGAAAATGCTACTGTTTGATATTCCTTGACCTGCTGAATAATAATCAGAACCCAACTCCTGCACATTTGTAAATGTCGAAGTATTCTCACCCAGGTCTTTTGTATTTGAACCTATCTCATCAGCAAGAAATTTGTTCCAATTGCCATTAAACagcttatttttaaaatccataCCCAAAACGTCAAACAAATCAGCTCCCGATGAAATTTGAGTACAAGCATCCTGTGTAGCATTTGCAGATCCTGGACTACAAATTTTATAATCAAGGTCATCATGAATAATATCAGGGATGTTCTCGCTCAAAGACATGTGTTCATCTGGATGAATCAATGGGATGCTAAGGGCTTTAAACAATTCATGATCCATCCGTTGCTCCCTCAGGGCCAATTCATTCTGAGTAAACTTCACATTAGTAGAAAACTGTCTCTGGTCAGAGCCCTTTGAAAGCATGTTCTGAGAAGCTGATTGACCTGCCACACTGGATGAAGAAACCCCTTCTGTTTGGAAATCATCAGCCTTCTGAAATTTACCACCGGACAGACGTCCACCACAGAGGTTGATGTCAGCTGCCCTGTGTGAGTCTGAAGGAGAACAAGgaactaaaattttctttgaatGACTACTTGATCCACCATGTGCTTGACTTCCTCCAACCACTGAAGCAGTAATCAAACCTTTGCTCTGATCAAGGATTAAACTTCCATTTGTTCTCAATTGAGGCGTGATACCATTCGACGCACTAAAGTTGTTATCGAGATCATACCTAATGCTACCGCCAGATAAGATCTGATGTTCCATCAACTTTAAACTGCCCTGATTTGCACCTGACTGACCCAAACTAGATGGGTATTTGAGTCCCCTGCTTGAATTATATGAGGGAGTCAGCTGGTTCAACCACACATCAGAATTTGTGGCAATTACTTCAGCTCCCCCAACTCCATCCTTTCGTTGGCCgtcaaaagaaaagtttgGTTTCATCAATGGAGAAACCGTTGGTTGTTGAGGGTCATCATGAATTTTAGGTAGATTTTGGGTAAGGTTAGGGGTTTGGAAtgttgaatcagtagtttgaGACTTATTGTGAACATCTTTAAGAAGAGAGTGAGATGGTTGGCCAACAAGGCCTGAGGCCCGAGATGAGTTGCTTTGATGTGTATAGTTATCAGTCATCTGAGCAGAACCTGCTACCTTATAATTTCCAGCTGGATGCATAGGTGTCAGTATACCAGCAGTATAGGGTACTCCAGATTTGTCAACCAAATCTtttgttgcatagttttctGATAATAGAGCACCAGGAATGCATCCTAGTTGCAGGATTAAACTCTTCACATCATTGATGAATCCTATATTCTCCA
Protein-coding regions in this window:
- the LOC18773570 gene encoding transcription factor LHW isoform X2, coding for MGLLLKQALKTLCGSNQWAYAVFWKIGCQNPKIVGRAAFTGNHQWILSSNYTKDAHPPEVLNEMHHQFSAGMQTVAVIPVLPHGVVQLGSSLAMMENIGFINDVKSLILQLGCIPGALLSENYATKDLVDKSGVPYTAGILTPMHPAGNYKVAGSAQMTDNYTHQSNSSRASGLVGQPSHSLLKDVHNKSQTTDSTFQTPNLTQNLPKIHDDPQQPTVSPLMKPNFSFDGQRKDGVGGAEVIATNSDVWLNQLTPSYNSSRGLKYPSSLGQSGANQGSLKLMEHQILSGGSIRYDLDNNFSASNGITPQLRTNGSLILDQSKGLITASVVGGSQAHGGSSSHSKKILVPCSPSDSHRAADINLCGGRLSGGKFQKADDFQTEGVSSSSVAGQSASQNMLSKGSDQRQFSTNVKFTQNELALREQRMDHELFKALSIPLIHPDEHMSLSENIPDIIHDDLDYKICSPGSANATQDACTQISSGADLFDVLGMDFKNKLFNGNWNKFLADEIGSNTKDLGENTSTFTNVQELGSDYYSAGQGISNSSIFSGGGADHLLDAVVSRAQSAVKQSSDDNVSCRTTLTKISSSSMPNSSPTCGRVSMPNHVHGETLGLPKAIAKAGIEEPSSFLSGCSRDDVGNCSQTTSIYGSRISSWAEQGNTAKHESSVSTAYSKRPDVMGKSNRKRLKPGENPRPRPKDRQMIQDRVKELRDIVPNGAKCSIDALLERTIKHMLFLQSVTKHADKLKQTGESKIIGKEGGLVLNDDFDGGATWAFEVGSQSMVCPIIVEDLNPPRQMLVEILCEEQGFFLEIADLIRGLGLTILKGVMEARNDKIWARFAVEANRDVTRMEIFMSLVQLLEQTVKGNASSVNAMKNSMMVQHSFPLASPITATGRPSSLQ
- the LOC18773570 gene encoding transcription factor LHW isoform X1, with product MGLLLKQALKTLCGSNQWAYAVFWKIGCQNPKLLIWECHYEPSICSLPKRIAGTERAELPFGEWEGCWVSSEVCSSSNGIQPEERVSSLINRMMMDKPFNIVGEGIVGRAAFTGNHQWILSSNYTKDAHPPEVLNEMHHQFSAGMQTVAVIPVLPHGVVQLGSSLAMMENIGFINDVKSLILQLGCIPGALLSENYATKDLVDKSGVPYTAGILTPMHPAGNYKVAGSAQMTDNYTHQSNSSRASGLVGQPSHSLLKDVHNKSQTTDSTFQTPNLTQNLPKIHDDPQQPTVSPLMKPNFSFDGQRKDGVGGAEVIATNSDVWLNQLTPSYNSSRGLKYPSSLGQSGANQGSLKLMEHQILSGGSIRYDLDNNFSASNGITPQLRTNGSLILDQSKGLITASVVGGSQAHGGSSSHSKKILVPCSPSDSHRAADINLCGGRLSGGKFQKADDFQTEGVSSSSVAGQSASQNMLSKGSDQRQFSTNVKFTQNELALREQRMDHELFKALSIPLIHPDEHMSLSENIPDIIHDDLDYKICSPGSANATQDACTQISSGADLFDVLGMDFKNKLFNGNWNKFLADEIGSNTKDLGENTSTFTNVQELGSDYYSAGQGISNSSIFSGGGADHLLDAVVSRAQSAVKQSSDDNVSCRTTLTKISSSSMPNSSPTCGRVSMPNHVHGETLGLPKAIAKAGIEEPSSFLSGCSRDDVGNCSQTTSIYGSRISSWAEQGNTAKHESSVSTAYSKRPDVMGKSNRKRLKPGENPRPRPKDRQMIQDRVKELRDIVPNGAKCSIDALLERTIKHMLFLQSVTKHADKLKQTGESKIIGKEGGLVLNDDFDGGATWAFEVGSQSMVCPIIVEDLNPPRQMLVEILCEEQGFFLEIADLIRGLGLTILKGVMEARNDKIWARFAVEANRDVTRMEIFMSLVQLLEQTVKGNASSVNAMKNSMMVQHSFPLASPITATGRPSSLQ